In Cryptomeria japonica chromosome 10, Sugi_1.0, whole genome shotgun sequence, a genomic segment contains:
- the LOC131051690 gene encoding histone H3.2 gives MARTKQTARKSTGGKAPRKQLATKAARKSAPATGGVKKPHRFRPGTVALREIRKYQKSTELLIRKLPFQRLVREIAQDFKTDLRFQSSAVSALQEAAEAYLVGLFEDTNLCAIHAKRVTIMPKDIQLARRIRGERA, from the coding sequence ATGGCCCGCACAAAGCAGACAGCAAGGAAATCGACTGGAGGGAAGGCCCCTCGCAAGCAGCTTGCAACGAAGGCGGCCAGAAAGAGCGCCCCTGCTACTGGTGGAGTGAAGAAGCCTCATCGCTTCAGGCCCGGAACAGTTGCTCTTCGGGAGATCCGTAAATACCAGAAGAGCACAGAGCTGCTTATAAGGAAGCTGCCTTTCCAGAGGCTTGTTAGAGAGATTGCACAGGACTTTAAGACGGATCTGCGCTTCCAGAGCTCTGCCGTTTCGGCATTGCAAGAGGCAGCAGAGGCCTATCTTGTAGGGCTTTTTGAGGATACTAACTTGTGCGCCATCCACGCCAAGAGAGTCACCATTATGCCTAAGGATATTCAGCTCGCTCGCCGCATCCGTGGCGAGAGGGCTTAG
- the LOC131858980 gene encoding probable ascorbate-specific transmembrane electron transporter 1, which translates to MEKEGMLNKTVKVEGRTLRTIFLLIQAILAYKFIPLKHGGQKAVHVALLGIAMVIGAPGIYAIFKFQKETRTSRGMYSLHSWLGLSTIILFIFQWVIGLCVFLYPRLPDKRRAIFLPRHKIAGLFIYGIAIFTAVTGFTEKLLLFEVRGLNQFGAEAMLVNATAVITILFGMFVVLSALLP; encoded by the exons ATGGAGAAAGAAGGAATGCTTAATAAAACAGTAAAAGTAGAGGGCAGAACATTAAGGACCATTTTTTTGCTTATTCAAG CAATTCTAGCTTATAAATTTATACCTCTAAAACATGGAGGCCAAAAAGCTGTGCATGTGGCACTTCTAGGCATAGCTATGGTAATAGGAGCTCCTGGGATATATGCAATCTTTAAATTCCAGAAAGAGACCAGAACTTCCAGAGGCATGTACAGCTTGCATTCTTGGCTAGGCCTTAgtaccatcattttgttcatttttcag TGGGTTATAGGATTATGTGTTTTCTTGTACCCTCGTTTGCCAGACAAGAGAAGAGCCATATTTTTGCCTCGCCACAAAATTGCTGGGCTCTTCATTTATGGGATTGCAATATTCACAGCTGTGACTGGATTTACAGAGAAACTTTTACTGTTTGAAGTGAGAGGGTTAAATCAATTTGGGGCAGAAGCCATGCTTGTGAATGCTACTGCAGTTATTACAATACTCTTTGGCATGTTTGTTGTTTTGTCTGCTCTTCTACCATGA